A window from Kovacikia minuta CCNUW1 encodes these proteins:
- the fabI gene encoding enoyl-ACP reductase FabI produces the protein MLNLTGKNALVTGIANNRSIAWGIAQQLHKAGANIGVTYLPDDKGRLEKKVAELVEPLQPSLFVPCNVQDEAQVQAAFEAVKGKWGKLDILIHCLAFANKDDLTGSFVNTSREGFATALEISAYSLLKLCAGAKPLMTEGGSVVTLTYLGGVKVIPNYNVMGIAKAALEMNVRYLASELGPQNIRVNAISAGPIRTLASSAVGGILDMIHHVETVAPLRRTVTQTEVGNTAAFLCSDLASGITGQILYVDAGYEIMGMS, from the coding sequence ATGTTAAATTTGACCGGGAAAAATGCCCTTGTGACAGGTATTGCCAATAATCGTTCGATCGCCTGGGGAATTGCCCAACAACTCCACAAAGCCGGGGCAAATATAGGAGTTACTTACCTACCAGACGATAAGGGGAGGCTAGAAAAAAAAGTTGCCGAACTGGTAGAACCCTTACAACCCAGTTTGTTCGTTCCCTGTAATGTCCAGGACGAAGCACAGGTTCAAGCGGCGTTTGAAGCGGTTAAAGGTAAGTGGGGCAAACTTGATATTTTGATTCATTGCCTCGCATTCGCCAACAAAGATGATTTGACTGGCAGCTTTGTGAATACATCGCGAGAAGGGTTTGCCACTGCGCTTGAGATCAGCGCCTATTCCCTGTTAAAGCTGTGTGCCGGAGCCAAACCTTTGATGACAGAAGGGGGGAGCGTCGTCACCCTCACCTATTTGGGGGGGGTAAAAGTGATCCCCAACTATAACGTCATGGGAATCGCCAAAGCAGCATTGGAAATGAACGTGCGTTACCTGGCCTCAGAACTAGGCCCACAAAACATTCGGGTCAATGCAATTTCAGCCGGTCCCATTCGAACTCTGGCCTCCTCAGCCGTGGGCGGGATTTTGGATATGATTCACCATGTCGAAACCGTCGCCCCCCTGCGCCGCACCGTAACCCAAACAGAAGTGGGAAACACAGCCGCTTTCCTCTGTAGCGACCTGGCAAGCGGAATCACTGGACAAATTCTCTATGTTGATGCCGGTTACGAAATTATGGGAATGTCGTAG